A stretch of the Desertifilum tharense IPPAS B-1220 genome encodes the following:
- a CDS encoding YqaE/Pmp3 family membrane protein — protein MSILRILLGILIPPLGIFLTYGVGPTLVINILLTLLGWIPGSIHAAWAIAKHYENLNPQSPQS, from the coding sequence ATGTCGATATTACGCATTCTTCTCGGAATTCTGATTCCTCCCCTTGGCATTTTTCTGACCTATGGCGTCGGGCCAACTCTGGTTATCAATATCTTATTAACCCTCCTCGGTTGGATTCCCGGTAGCATTCACGCAGCCTGGGCGATCGCCAAACATTACGAAAACCTCAATCCCCAGTCTCCCCAAAGCTAG
- a CDS encoding phage holin family protein has product MIGYLVTTLATALGLLIVDLVVPGVNLATFPAALFAAVVIGLVNASIRPVLAFLSLPLNILTLGGFSLVVNGICFWLASLFVPGFAVSGVLALILGPVILSLSSTFLNKYFAEKGIGQTLPATKANPELKPE; this is encoded by the coding sequence ATGATTGGATATCTTGTCACTACCTTAGCAACAGCCCTCGGTCTATTAATCGTCGATCTAGTGGTTCCTGGTGTTAATCTAGCAACATTCCCGGCCGCCTTGTTCGCCGCAGTCGTTATCGGCTTAGTCAATGCTTCCATTCGCCCCGTGCTAGCCTTTCTTTCCCTACCCCTGAATATCCTAACTCTGGGCGGGTTCTCGCTAGTCGTCAATGGCATCTGTTTCTGGCTAGCCTCGCTATTTGTCCCTGGCTTCGCAGTCAGTGGCGTGTTAGCACTCATTCTTGGCCCGGTGATTCTCTCGCTATCTAGCACCTTCTTGAACAAATACTTTGCAGAAAAAGGAATTGGTCAAACTCTTCCGGCTACAAAGGCCAATCCAGAACTCAAGCCTGAATAG
- a CDS encoding Uma2 family endonuclease: protein MIAIPNYISPEEYLEIERQNPIRHEYRRGLVYAMAGGTDNHDRITFNLLKLIDNHLGDASDCRFYSGNVKVNYQDEFYYYPDAFVTCDPRDRNDRYIKRYPKLIAEVLSSSTQAFDLEEKFEDYQKLESLEEYVLISQDSQRVECRRKVGNSWEVVVYGSGDRLLLKSLNLEIAIAQLYRGLDG, encoded by the coding sequence ATGATTGCTATCCCAAACTACATCAGTCCTGAAGAATATCTTGAGATTGAACGTCAAAACCCGATTCGTCATGAATATCGGCGCGGCTTAGTCTATGCGATGGCTGGCGGTACTGACAACCACGATCGCATTACCTTCAATCTCCTGAAGTTGATTGATAATCATCTTGGCGATGCTTCAGATTGTCGATTCTATTCGGGGAATGTCAAAGTTAATTACCAGGATGAGTTTTACTACTACCCCGATGCGTTTGTGACTTGCGATCCGCGCGATCGCAATGACCGATATATTAAGCGCTATCCCAAACTGATTGCTGAAGTGCTGTCATCGAGTACGCAGGCGTTTGACTTGGAGGAGAAGTTTGAGGATTATCAAAAGTTGGAGTCTTTGGAAGAGTATGTGCTGATTTCCCAAGATAGCCAGCGCGTGGAATGTCGCCGTAAAGTGGGGAACAGTTGGGAAGTGGTGGTTTATGGTTCAGGCGATCGCCTTCTCTTAAAAAGCCTGAACTTGGAAATTGCGATCGCGCAACTCTATCGCGGTTTGGATGGGTAG
- a CDS encoding type II toxin-antitoxin system ParD family antitoxin yields the protein MTHCLNPDKNPVSKFLRSHSRFPQVRSLFFWMSPECDRPSPIPTGLSISLLARTWQKMASIAIINKTSIRSHVMKTMNVSLPDTMRDYIEEQVKTRGYGSVSEYMRDLIRQDQKRNAQEQIETLLLAGLESGTATPMSDRDWAEIRQAVQDRLKNT from the coding sequence TTGACTCATTGCCTAAATCCGGATAAAAATCCGGTTTCCAAATTCTTGCGATCGCACTCACGCTTTCCCCAAGTGCGATCGCTTTTCTTTTGGATGTCCCCAGAGTGCGATCGCCCCTCCCCTATTCCCACAGGTTTAAGTATTTCACTATTGGCGCGGACATGGCAAAAAATGGCAAGCATTGCCATAATAAATAAAACCTCGATCCGGAGTCATGTGATGAAAACAATGAATGTCTCTCTACCCGATACCATGCGGGACTATATCGAAGAGCAAGTTAAAACCAGAGGTTATGGCAGTGTTAGCGAATATATGCGCGATCTGATTCGCCAAGACCAAAAACGGAATGCTCAAGAACAGATTGAAACCCTTTTATTAGCAGGATTAGAATCAGGAACTGCAACCCCAATGAGCGATCGCGACTGGGCAGAAATTCGCCAAGCTGTTCAAGATCGACTCAAAAACACATAG
- a CDS encoding S8 family serine peptidase has translation MRFFSKKRQKPSVELSDQSFILEPILTPSGIIDGSDDNDSSTLLLDFSSNELDSSIEPEIDSSPDLDIPDSPVVLDNLLETPLSDTEIETIDYVTSDADILPEIGTVEGVEVSDSEVTYLGEETSETEISDSPIADSVDEIGDNSQESEEVAIASTDSSDPETSDPVDTTSDIEIAPKESEMPSTEEISNDLPELATPEETEISNSEPSASSIESSDLEVTLDNDTSAVTSIDDLEGNLPENEIDSPDDSATELVDPILPPDIIPQTEFTFDSGVFTIGESGVVGIDFLFDGGAYKGELGMFSLEGMTEFEPGSEAFIQEAARRALSQSELGHVVISDIQEGAKFSAALPHEGNFNSGEYLGVKEFTMRAGDKVAFMLIPNGTVERIFANPGSGGNLRPLFSLATANPNDMFHAGQIADVTGEGNTFVFEDLRVDGGSDRDYNDIIFQVRGARGEATLMENVIDPAKDWRTSDMGQALLAYAQTYITPDPIDNGLTDVLAGLDDLDFWLNLPTEPELDIPPPGLPNQEVDVTFDNPSLGEAEASNPELPSDAQEPITGEPSETPEPIVEESSETISGDETAETPEASVEDSDSEIIPVDETPEASVEDSDSETDEASETPELITESTSETIPSDEILSEQQPESPSASIEADNSTPETQESDFPEYPAFEVPPAIPASEFVTRIETFTASLSNPEIASAVGTQADVIALTTRLERLTQTLSRQETVSFENAIAINNLLNRVEMLSYPPTPLPVTLVPPSNFNFASESQPLVGIIDTGFSGNNPDIDYSRVTWGRDWIDGDNDPTLVPGEGNEHGTHILGLIAAQRDNGIGIDGINPDAPIWAGRAVGSGKWAESLVEFVDAARESGQPNAVVNLSLDLTQIDAQGNITTRYELTPMERTAIEYARQNGVLLVVAAGNDASVMSALGQASQEFDNIITVGAAEQFDPNTSVWKGANRTDYSSYGHGLDITAYGGTIENPKLSLTEDGVGVMAGTSVATAKVTGAISQVWAANPGLNYRQVIDILKQTATDLGETGFDPSTGAGLLNIIAAVHLAKATKPENHQPVEWFAPEFWTGEGHFIPSDRPVNSANTGTVGTRPSLDRGTFIREEVSNGVTIRHYTNGYLMRQPNGHESWYLQGTGQPSPSLQPVTTLGQPTKLNSQRQRSFGVETGLLFYDYESGAGEMYATSSNGSMHRLYSTEGWRTTWDMIIPGDFGGGGYTNLLFYDRDTGEHEFYRVNDNGSMTRIRQGTGWRTTWDMIIPGNFGGGGYNNLLFYDRDTGEHEFYRVDNNGSMTRIRQGTGWRTTWDMIIPGDFNGDGKTDLLFYDRDTGEHEFYRVNNNGSMTRIHQGTGWRTTWDMIIPGDFNGDGKTDLLFYDRDTGEHEFYRVNNNGSMTRIRRDTGWRTTWDIVTSLGDRQGTYHLKPGSGDLEFRRGQQWVTSTGYKFIFQNDGNLVLYSPQGKRIWSTDVIEIRADRFVVQKDGNVVLYDGSHQIWATNTSGNPGAYLAIQGDGNLVVYSSNGKVLFSTGTHGGHEGTETASREWLRNRNLQRFSGLHFSTIISKATGQPKAMDGGGNNSSVYLHSSLHPNGFRQWGFEKVGDYYMIINKETGKALDGGGINGKLPYTHPDPRRNNPNQLWELRKVGEAYMIINKATGYALDAGGEIYMHRNPAPDKDFQLWELNLPNSGGNGGWHVPLDPGTYTIFPANRYRTPQRPKHNGIDLSTWSSNPYVPVKAAKSGEVIQVGYEPNGWGTFIRIQHADGLRTVYAHLSQTDVRVGDYVNGGQKIGNVGSTGNSDGPHLHFEVHVAPYRHPQDTRNPENYIRF, from the coding sequence ATGCGATTTTTCTCTAAAAAAAGACAAAAGCCTTCTGTAGAACTATCCGATCAAAGCTTTATTCTAGAACCCATCTTAACCCCTAGTGGTATTATTGACGGCTCAGACGACAATGATTCAAGCACTTTGTTACTAGACTTTTCTAGTAACGAATTGGATAGCTCGATAGAGCCTGAAATTGACAGTTCGCCCGATCTCGATATTCCAGACTCTCCAGTCGTTCTCGATAATTTGCTTGAAACCCCTCTTTCCGATACAGAAATTGAAACGATCGATTACGTCACTTCTGATGCAGACATTCTTCCTGAAATCGGAACTGTAGAGGGGGTTGAGGTATCTGATAGTGAGGTAACTTATTTAGGAGAAGAGACTAGCGAAACTGAAATATCCGATAGTCCCATTGCTGATTCAGTAGATGAGATTGGCGATAATTCTCAGGAGAGTGAGGAAGTTGCGATCGCCTCAACCGATTCCTCCGATCCTGAAACGAGCGATCCAGTTGATACTACTTCCGATATTGAGATCGCACCGAAAGAAAGCGAAATGCCCTCAACGGAAGAGATTAGCAACGACTTACCAGAACTTGCTACTCCTGAAGAAACCGAAATTTCCAATAGCGAACCCTCAGCCAGCAGCATTGAATCTAGCGATTTGGAAGTTACCCTAGACAACGATACCTCCGCAGTTACATCTATCGATGACTTAGAGGGAAATTTACCCGAAAATGAGATTGATTCCCCTGATGATAGCGCTACAGAGTTAGTCGATCCAATTCTTCCCCCAGACATTATTCCCCAAACTGAATTTACCTTTGACTCCGGCGTCTTCACCATTGGAGAAAGCGGCGTTGTCGGAATTGACTTCCTATTTGATGGAGGCGCATACAAAGGCGAACTGGGTATGTTTAGCCTAGAGGGAATGACCGAATTTGAACCCGGTTCCGAAGCCTTTATCCAAGAAGCCGCCAGACGCGCCTTAAGCCAATCAGAATTAGGTCATGTCGTCATTAGCGATATCCAAGAAGGGGCTAAATTTAGCGCCGCCTTACCCCATGAAGGCAATTTTAACTCTGGAGAATACCTAGGGGTCAAAGAATTCACCATGCGGGCGGGGGACAAAGTTGCATTTATGCTGATTCCCAATGGTACCGTTGAGCGAATCTTTGCAAATCCCGGAAGTGGCGGAAATTTACGTCCCTTATTCTCCCTCGCTACCGCCAATCCCAATGATATGTTCCACGCCGGACAAATTGCGGATGTGACTGGAGAAGGGAATACCTTTGTATTTGAAGACTTGCGCGTTGATGGTGGGAGCGATCGCGACTACAACGATATCATCTTCCAAGTTCGAGGAGCCAGAGGCGAGGCAACGCTAATGGAGAACGTCATCGATCCAGCGAAAGATTGGCGCACCTCCGACATGGGACAAGCCTTACTCGCCTATGCCCAAACCTACATTACTCCTGACCCGATAGACAATGGTTTAACAGATGTACTTGCAGGTTTGGATGACTTAGACTTCTGGCTAAATCTTCCCACAGAACCCGAACTCGATATTCCTCCCCCCGGACTACCCAATCAAGAAGTTGATGTAACCTTTGACAACCCCAGTCTTGGTGAAGCGGAAGCATCTAACCCAGAACTCCCTTCAGATGCTCAAGAACCCATTACAGGCGAGCCTTCTGAGACTCCAGAACCTATTGTAGAAGAGAGTTCTGAGACTATCTCAGGTGATGAAACTGCTGAAACTCCAGAAGCAAGTGTAGAAGATAGTGATTCTGAGATTATCCCAGTTGATGAGACTCCAGAAGCAAGTGTAGAAGATAGTGATTCTGAGACTGATGAAGCTTCCGAGACTCCAGAACTCATTACAGAAAGCACTTCTGAGACTATCCCAAGTGATGAAATTCTCTCAGAACAACAACCTGAATCTCCTTCAGCGAGTATTGAAGCAGATAATTCCACTCCAGAAACTCAAGAGAGCGATTTCCCTGAGTATCCTGCATTTGAAGTTCCGCCTGCAATTCCCGCCTCAGAGTTTGTCACTCGGATTGAAACCTTTACGGCTTCTTTAAGTAATCCTGAAATCGCTTCTGCTGTAGGAACTCAAGCGGATGTTATTGCGTTAACGACACGCTTAGAACGCCTTACTCAAACCCTGAGTCGTCAGGAAACGGTGAGTTTTGAGAATGCGATCGCAATTAACAATCTCCTGAACCGGGTGGAAATGCTCAGTTATCCTCCCACCCCTCTCCCCGTTACCCTGGTTCCCCCATCTAACTTCAACTTTGCCTCAGAATCTCAACCCTTAGTGGGAATCATCGACACTGGCTTCAGCGGAAATAACCCCGATATCGACTATTCGCGAGTGACTTGGGGACGAGATTGGATTGATGGAGATAACGACCCCACTTTAGTCCCTGGCGAAGGTAACGAACACGGCACTCATATATTAGGGCTGATTGCTGCCCAACGAGATAACGGAATTGGCATTGATGGGATTAATCCTGATGCACCCATTTGGGCGGGACGGGCGGTTGGTTCTGGTAAATGGGCAGAATCCTTAGTTGAATTTGTCGATGCAGCGCGGGAGTCTGGACAACCCAATGCAGTCGTGAATCTCAGTTTAGATTTAACCCAAATTGATGCTCAAGGGAACATCACCACGCGCTACGAACTGACCCCAATGGAACGAACCGCCATTGAATATGCTCGTCAAAACGGCGTTTTGTTAGTCGTAGCAGCAGGTAACGATGCCAGTGTGATGTCAGCCCTAGGTCAAGCCTCTCAGGAGTTTGACAATATCATTACCGTTGGTGCGGCCGAACAGTTTGACCCCAATACTTCAGTTTGGAAAGGCGCTAACCGCACAGACTATTCCAGCTACGGTCACGGTTTAGATATCACCGCCTATGGGGGTACGATTGAGAATCCAAAACTCTCCTTAACTGAGGATGGTGTGGGAGTCATGGCCGGAACTTCAGTAGCCACAGCGAAGGTGACAGGGGCTATATCTCAAGTTTGGGCTGCAAATCCGGGATTGAATTATCGTCAGGTGATTGACATTCTGAAGCAGACGGCGACGGATTTGGGCGAAACCGGATTTGACCCCTCCACGGGTGCAGGTTTGCTGAATATAATCGCAGCGGTACATTTAGCTAAGGCGACCAAACCAGAAAATCACCAGCCTGTAGAGTGGTTTGCGCCAGAGTTTTGGACAGGTGAAGGTCATTTCATACCTAGCGATCGCCCCGTCAATAGCGCCAATACAGGAACTGTAGGTACTAGACCTAGCTTAGACAGAGGCACATTTATTCGGGAAGAAGTGAGTAATGGCGTCACTATTCGCCACTACACCAATGGTTATCTCATGAGACAACCCAACGGTCATGAGTCTTGGTATCTTCAAGGCACAGGTCAACCCTCTCCTTCACTTCAGCCTGTTACAACATTGGGGCAACCTACGAAATTAAATAGTCAACGTCAACGATCATTTGGTGTAGAAACAGGTTTGCTCTTTTATGACTATGAATCTGGTGCTGGAGAGATGTATGCTACCAGCAGCAATGGCTCGATGCATCGGCTTTACTCTACAGAAGGTTGGCGAACAACCTGGGATATGATTATTCCCGGTGATTTTGGAGGTGGTGGTTACACTAACCTACTATTTTATGACCGCGATACAGGTGAGCATGAGTTTTATCGGGTCAATGACAATGGTTCAATGACTCGAATTCGTCAAGGTACGGGTTGGCGAACAACCTGGGATATGATTATTCCCGGTAATTTTGGGGGGGGCGGTTACAATAACCTACTATTTTATGACCGCGATACAGGCGAGCATGAGTTTTATCGGGTCGATAACAATGGTTCAATGACTCGAATTCGTCAAGGTACGGGTTGGCGAACAACCTGGGATATGATTATTCCGGGTGATTTTAATGGGGATGGCAAAACCGATTTATTATTCTATGACCGCGATACAGGCGAGCATGAATTTTATCGGGTTAATAACAATGGTTCAATGACTCGAATTCATCAAGGTACGGGTTGGCGAACAACCTGGGATATGATTATTCCGGGTGATTTTAATGGGGATGGCAAAACCGATTTATTATTCTATGACCGCGATACAGGCGAGCATGAATTTTATCGGGTTAATAACAATGGTTCAATGACTCGAATTCGTCGAGATACAGGCTGGCGAACAACTTGGGATATTGTTACATCTTTGGGAGATCGGCAAGGGACTTACCATCTTAAACCCGGATCGGGGGACTTGGAGTTTCGGCGAGGTCAACAATGGGTGACATCTACAGGCTACAAGTTTATCTTTCAAAATGATGGCAACTTAGTCCTGTATAGTCCCCAAGGAAAGCGAATTTGGTCTACAGACGTTATTGAAATTAGAGCTGATAGATTTGTCGTTCAAAAAGATGGCAATGTTGTTCTCTACGATGGAAGTCACCAAATTTGGGCAACAAATACATCAGGTAATCCGGGTGCCTATTTAGCGATTCAAGGTGATGGTAATCTTGTCGTCTATTCATCTAATGGCAAGGTCCTATTTAGTACAGGGACACATGGCGGGCATGAAGGTACCGAAACGGCTTCAAGAGAATGGTTGCGAAATAGAAATCTCCAACGTTTTTCTGGGTTGCACTTCTCAACAATTATCAGCAAGGCAACAGGTCAACCAAAAGCAATGGATGGGGGTGGAAACAACAGTTCAGTTTATCTCCATTCATCACTTCATCCAAATGGCTTTCGTCAATGGGGGTTTGAGAAGGTAGGCGACTACTACATGATCATCAATAAAGAAACAGGAAAAGCTTTAGATGGAGGTGGGATAAATGGAAAGCTACCTTACACTCATCCCGATCCTAGAAGGAACAATCCCAACCAACTTTGGGAGCTTAGAAAGGTAGGCGAAGCTTACATGATTATTAACAAAGCAACAGGGTATGCTTTGGACGCAGGTGGTGAGATATACATGCACCGCAATCCCGCACCAGATAAAGATTTCCAACTGTGGGAACTGAATCTCCCTAATTCTGGTGGCAATGGTGGATGGCATGTTCCTCTAGATCCGGGAACGTACACAATTTTTCCTGCTAATCGGTATCGAACACCTCAAAGACCTAAGCATAATGGTATTGATTTATCCACCTGGTCTAGTAATCCATACGTTCCTGTAAAGGCAGCAAAATCAGGTGAGGTTATTCAGGTGGGTTATGAACCTAACGGATGGGGAACTTTTATACGAATTCAGCACGCTGATGGACTTCGTACTGTGTATGCACACCTTTCCCAAACAGATGTCAGGGTCGGAGACTATGTAAATGGTGGTCAAAAAATCGGTAATGTTGGAAGCACAGGAAACTCTGATGGTCCTCACTTACATTTTGAAGTCCATGTCGCGCCTTATCGTCATCCACAAGATACCCGAAATCCTGAAAACTACATTCGTTTTTAG
- a CDS encoding DUF1822 family protein, whose amino-acid sequence MGSHKNRLTFTVPLGRPECLDAERLSKQHVTSQKIKQVYLNTLAVSAVNFYLQCLGIETDLESSDSWNPLMQHLLDVADLCVPPLGKLECRPILPTHRMLYVPPEVWSDRIGFIGVAFNESLTEATLVGFVQTVDSEEIPLHNLESLSSFIVYLNALQPAQTIRLSHWFSGVIEAGWQKVEEILQPSPEFAFNFRYHGSVQRGKLLHLEPLNQPIALLVGLQQAPADRVNVLLEIHSGSDRDYLPENLKLMLLDHCGTSVMEAIAKSTNRNIQFEFSGEIGEQFSIQVSLGEYRIAQAFTI is encoded by the coding sequence ATGGGAAGCCATAAAAACAGATTAACGTTTACTGTCCCCTTGGGCAGACCTGAATGTTTAGATGCCGAGCGCCTGAGTAAACAACACGTTACCTCTCAAAAAATCAAACAAGTTTATCTCAATACGCTCGCCGTTTCTGCGGTTAATTTTTACTTACAGTGTTTGGGAATTGAAACCGATTTAGAAAGCAGCGACAGTTGGAATCCTTTGATGCAACATTTACTTGATGTTGCCGATCTGTGCGTCCCTCCTTTGGGTAAATTGGAATGTCGCCCTATTCTACCCACCCACAGAATGCTTTACGTCCCCCCTGAAGTTTGGTCAGATCGGATTGGGTTTATCGGCGTTGCTTTTAATGAAAGCCTAACTGAAGCGACTCTTGTAGGTTTTGTGCAAACAGTCGATAGTGAAGAAATTCCCTTACACAACTTAGAAAGTCTTTCCAGTTTTATTGTTTATCTTAATGCGCTTCAACCGGCTCAAACCATCCGCCTGAGTCATTGGTTCTCAGGGGTGATAGAGGCGGGGTGGCAAAAGGTGGAAGAAATTTTACAACCTTCGCCCGAATTTGCATTTAATTTTCGTTATCATGGCAGCGTACAGCGGGGAAAGTTGTTACACTTAGAGCCGTTGAATCAACCTATTGCTTTATTGGTGGGTTTGCAACAGGCTCCAGCCGATCGGGTGAATGTTTTACTGGAGATTCATTCGGGGAGCGATCGCGATTACTTACCGGAGAACCTGAAACTAATGCTGCTCGACCATTGTGGCACCTCCGTTATGGAAGCGATCGCCAAAAGCACTAATCGGAATATCCAGTTTGAGTTTAGCGGTGAAATTGGCGAACAATTCAGCATTCAAGTCAGCTTAGGCGAATATAGAATCGCTCAAGCTTTTACCATTTAG
- a CDS encoding M48 family metallopeptidase: protein MIKPFSTLKRYLGQWTYPLISVIVAIGILVSVPVPGSAFSLFDLIFQGIQVVQLSNLSDRQEVALGGQINQQLVNREVRLYRNRDVVEYIDEIGQRIAQESPRPPGNDFRYTFQVVQDDSINAFATMGGYVYLHTGLIRAADNEAQLASVIAHEVGHITEKHALKQMRQMAIAQGLASAAGLSRNVLVGLGVELALRRPNSRQAEFEADRVGLVTLGQAGYPQVAMIEFMEKLLSRGGVPTVLSTHPGTQDRIAALQSQLDPQLADYGDGTDPTDYQINIRPILR, encoded by the coding sequence ATGATTAAGCCTTTTTCCACGTTGAAGCGATACTTGGGTCAATGGACTTATCCCTTGATTTCCGTTATCGTCGCCATTGGAATTTTAGTCTCTGTTCCAGTACCCGGTTCAGCATTTTCCTTATTTGACCTCATTTTCCAGGGAATTCAAGTCGTTCAACTTTCTAATCTTTCCGATCGCCAAGAAGTTGCACTAGGCGGTCAAATTAACCAGCAACTCGTCAACCGCGAAGTCCGACTCTACCGCAACCGAGATGTTGTGGAGTATATTGACGAAATTGGTCAGCGGATCGCCCAAGAAAGTCCGCGTCCCCCTGGTAATGACTTTCGCTATACGTTTCAAGTCGTCCAAGATGATAGCATTAACGCCTTTGCCACAATGGGGGGTTATGTGTATCTGCATACGGGGTTAATTCGAGCAGCCGATAATGAAGCGCAACTGGCGAGCGTTATTGCTCACGAAGTCGGTCATATTACCGAAAAACACGCCCTGAAACAGATGCGACAAATGGCGATCGCCCAAGGTCTTGCGAGTGCTGCGGGCTTAAGCCGGAACGTTTTGGTGGGTTTAGGGGTAGAATTGGCCTTGCGCCGCCCCAACAGCCGCCAAGCCGAATTTGAGGCCGATCGCGTCGGGTTAGTGACCCTAGGTCAAGCAGGCTATCCCCAGGTGGCGATGATTGAGTTTATGGAAAAACTCCTCAGTCGAGGCGGAGTTCCCACTGTTCTTAGCACTCACCCCGGAACTCAAGATCGGATCGCCGCTCTGCAAAGTCAACTCGATCCGCAATTGGCTGATTATGGGGACGGTACCGATCCGACTGACTACCAAATTAATATTCGGCCCATTTTACGATAG
- a CDS encoding glutaredoxin domain-containing protein: MSEQPSSMIPIFVYGRQQCGWTVKLMRELTQQNVPFIFRDIDDRALRAELQQVLAKGGITGRYPLPLVYARSQVMLRPSIEQVQAKL, translated from the coding sequence GTGAGCGAACAACCTTCTTCGATGATTCCGATTTTTGTCTACGGTCGCCAACAATGCGGTTGGACAGTTAAGTTGATGCGAGAACTGACTCAGCAGAATGTCCCGTTTATCTTCCGGGATATTGACGATCGCGCTTTGCGAGCTGAGTTGCAGCAGGTTCTCGCCAAGGGCGGAATTACAGGGCGCTATCCCCTGCCTTTAGTCTATGCTCGCTCTCAGGTGATGCTGCGACCTTCAATTGAGCAAGTTCAGGCAAAGCTCTAG
- a CDS encoding pentapeptide repeat-containing protein gives MNRDPITLLKLGVICWAEWRQENAVASPDLSELNLQGFDLEGGDFSQVNFSKANLAEANLQTANLQAANLSLANLQAANLNRAVLLDANLVGANLKEAVLKQADLRNANLVGTSLRGTHLQEGELANANLVGADLLAANLRRANLSETNLESANLHAALLIEAYLYRVNFHKANLSKTHLNGAYLVRANLSQATLYGTDFRWSNLSQVNLQGADLAQANLRGANLRGANLENANLEGAILPDGTIHP, from the coding sequence ATGAACCGAGATCCAATCACCTTACTCAAACTCGGCGTTATCTGTTGGGCCGAATGGCGACAGGAAAATGCTGTGGCTTCCCCCGATTTAAGCGAACTGAACTTACAAGGCTTCGATCTAGAGGGGGGAGATTTCTCTCAAGTCAATTTCAGCAAAGCCAATCTTGCGGAAGCTAACCTACAGACAGCCAATCTTCAGGCCGCTAACCTGAGTTTAGCGAACCTTCAAGCGGCCAACCTCAATCGGGCGGTGCTATTGGATGCCAATTTAGTCGGGGCTAATCTCAAAGAGGCGGTGCTGAAACAAGCCGATTTGCGAAACGCGAATTTAGTGGGAACTAGCCTGAGAGGAACCCATTTACAAGAGGGGGAATTGGCTAACGCGAATCTCGTGGGTGCAGATTTATTGGCGGCGAACCTGCGGCGGGCCAATCTTTCTGAGACGAATCTAGAAAGCGCTAATCTGCACGCTGCCTTACTGATTGAGGCGTATCTTTATCGGGTAAATTTTCATAAGGCGAATTTAAGTAAAACGCACCTGAATGGCGCTTACCTAGTGAGAGCAAATTTGAGCCAAGCTACGCTGTACGGAACAGATTTCCGATGGTCTAATTTGAGTCAGGTCAATTTGCAAGGGGCTGATTTAGCTCAAGCTAATTTAAGAGGAGCCAATCTCCGGGGCGCGAATTTGGAGAATGCTAATTTGGAAGGGGCTATCCTACCGGATGGCACGATTCACCCTTAG